A window of Candidatus Margulisiibacteriota bacterium genomic DNA:
TAATAATATAGACCACGCTCATGACGAGATCGGTCGGGTTGCCGATGACAAAAGTCCCGGTCGGCGGGATAAAAAAGAAATTCCAGATCAAAGCGCTCAAGACGGCGAACAAGACGATGTAAATGAACGAAACGAACAGGCTTAAGATCAGGACGGCAAAGAAAAAGACGAAGCCGATCGCCTCGTATCCGAGGTAGGGGGAGAGGAGATAGTTAATGAGCGAAATCGCCATAATAATGATCGCGGTCTTCCAGAAGTCGCTCATTGGCGTTTCCGAGCCGAAGATCGACTTGAGCCAGTTCTCGCCGGCCGGCGTCTCGCCGCCGGTCGGGATCACATGGATGGCGATATTTTTTGTTTCGCTGAGCAGCGCGCCGGCGGTGGAGCCGGTGAAGAGCGATTGAAAGGGGCTTTTCTCGGAGTGGCCGATCACGATCTGAGTGACGTTCTTTTCTTTAGCGAATTTTGCCAGCGCGTCCGAAATGCTCCGGCCGGAGAGGATCGTCGCGGCCGCCCCCAGCTGTTTGGCCAGCGAAAAATTGTTCTCGAGGTCTTCCTTGTCTTTCTGGTTCCATTTTTGCGAGAACAACCCGGTGCTTTCAACGGCGACGACGAACCATTCGCAGCGGTACCGCCTGGCGATCAGCGCTCCCCGGCGGATCAATCTTTTCGCGTTCGGGCTCGGGCTGACGCAAACCAGGATCCGTTCGGTGGTTTGCCAGCTTTCCCGGATGCCGTGCGCTTTCATGTACAGCTCTAATTCTTCGTCGACTTCCTGGGCGGTCTGCCGGAGGGAGATCTCCCGGAGCGCGTTGAGGTTGCCTTCGCGGAAAAAGTTGCTCAAAGCGTCGGTGATCTTATCTTTTTTATAGATGTCGCCGCGCTTTAACCGGTTGAGCAGGGCTTCCACCGTGATATCAACGGCGACGATCTCATCGGCGTTTTCCACGATCCCGTCAGGGATCGTTTCCCGGACCGTGACGCCGGTGATCTGTTTGATGACGTCGTTCAGGCTTTCCAGGTGCTGGACGTTCAGCGTAGTGATGACATTGATCCCGGCCCGGAGGATCTCATCCACGTCTTCATAGCGTTTGACGTATTTTGAGCCGGGGACGTTGGTGTGGGCCAGTTCGTCGACCAGGACGGTGGTGGGGTGACGCTTTACGATAGCCTCAGTATCCATCTCTTCCAGGCGCTTGCCGCCGTACTCGATCTTTTTGCGGGGGACTACTTCCAGGGTGCCGATCTGCTTTTCGGTCTCCTGGCGGCCGTGCAGTTCCACGTAGCCGATGACGAGGTCTTCTCCCCGCTGGCGGCGGCGGTTCCCCTCGTTGAGCATGGTGAAAGATTTGCCGACGCCGGGGGCGTAACCGATAAAGATCTTCAGTTTGCCCCGCTGGGGATGTTCAGTGGCTATCTTTAAGGCTTCTTCCGGGGTCAACCGGCGCGAAAAGTCTTCCAATTAGGTCCTCACTTAACGGATGTTATCCAGTTCGGCGTTCAATTTTAAGACGTTAACCCTCGGTTCGCCGAAAAGGTTCAAATCCCGGCCTTCCGTCGATTTCGCGATCAGTTTAATTATCTCACCTTTCATAGCTGAATCAAGTCCGCGGGCCTTCACCACCCGGGTAAGCTGGAAGACGGCTGCGGCAGGACTGAGGTGCGGGTCCAGCCCGGAGCCGGAAGCGTAGATGAGATCGGCCGGCACCTCAGCGACAGTTTTGGTTGGATCGGCCTTAAGCAGCTGCTGTTTTCTTCCTTCGACCGTATCTTTTAACTGTTTACTTGTCGCTGAAAGATTACTGCCGCCTGAGGGTAGGGGATTATAGTCTTGGGAAGAAGGCCTGGACCAGAAATATTTATCCTGGTCGAACTTCTGGGCGATCAAATCAAGGCGTCCGTTCGAGCTTGGTGAAAAAAAGGTCTGCCCGATCAAGGTTATAAACAGCGGATAAAACAGGCCGGTCAGGATCGTTGCGGCGATAAAGAATTTGACGCCAATTACTATATTTTTCATATTATTTCACCACCCGTAAAGAAACGATCAACAGATCGATCAATTTGATGCCGAGAAATGGCGAGACCAGGCCGCCCAATCCATAGATCTGCAAATTACGCTTCAACAAGGAGCGGGCGCTCTGACTGTGATAGGCTACGCCCCGCAGGGCCAGCGGGATAAGAATGACAATAATGATCGCGTTAAAGATCACCGCGCTTAAGATCGCGCTCTCCGGTGAATGGAGGCGCATTATGTTGAGGGCCGACAACGGACCGTTCTCGCCCGCTTCGGCGTAAAGCAAGCCAAACATTGCCGGAATGATCGCAAAATATTTGGCCACATCGTTGGCGATACTGAAAGTCGTCAGCGCTCCTCTGGTCATCAGCAGTTGTTTGCCGATCTCAACAATTTCGATAAGTTTGGTCGGATTGCTTTCCAGATCGACCATGTTGCCCGCTTCGCGCGCCGCCTGTGTTCCGGTGTTCATCGTGACGCCGACGTCCGCCTGCGCCAGCGCCGGCGCGTCGTTGGTCCCGTCTCCGGTCATGGCCACAAGATGGCCGCCCGCCTGCTCGTTGCGGATGCGTTCCATCTTCGATTCAGGTGTCGCCTGAGCAATAAAGTCGTCCACGCCGGCTTCGGCGGCGATGGCGGCCGCGGTGATTGGATTGTCGCCGGTGATCATTACGGTCCGGATCCCCATCTTACGCAGTTCCCGGAATCGTTCCTTGATCCCGCCTTTGACGATGTCTTTCAGGTGGATGAGGCCGAGAATTTGATTACCGTCGGAAACCGCCAGCGGCGTGCCTCCGCTGCTGCCGACTTTTCTCACTTCCGCCTCCAGATTGGCGGGGAAAACGCCGCCGCGCGCTTCAATATCCTTTTTGATCGCCTCGACCGCGCCTTTGCGGATCGAACGGTAAACCTTTTTATCTTTATCGTGAAAATCAACGCCGCTCATCTGGGTGGCGGCGGAAAAAGGAATAAAGGTAGCGTCGTTGGGGTGGAGGCTTTGCGCTCTCAGTTCAAATTTATCTTTGGCCAGTACAACTATCGAACGGCCTTCCGGAGTTTCGTCAGAAAGCGAAGAGAGCTGGGCGACCTCTGCCAGTTTCTTCTGCTCAATTCCGGCTGCGGGGATAAACTCGGCCGCCATCCGGTTGCCCAGAGTGATCGTGCCGGTTTTATCTAGCAGCAGGACATCGATG
This region includes:
- a CDS encoding sensor histidine kinase KdpD; translation: MEDFSRRLTPEEALKIATEHPQRGKLKIFIGYAPGVGKSFTMLNEGNRRRQRGEDLVIGYVELHGRQETEKQIGTLEVVPRKKIEYGGKRLEEMDTEAIVKRHPTTVLVDELAHTNVPGSKYVKRYEDVDEILRAGINVITTLNVQHLESLNDVIKQITGVTVRETIPDGIVENADEIVAVDITVEALLNRLKRGDIYKKDKITDALSNFFREGNLNALREISLRQTAQEVDEELELYMKAHGIRESWQTTERILVCVSPSPNAKRLIRRGALIARRYRCEWFVVAVESTGLFSQKWNQKDKEDLENNFSLAKQLGAAATILSGRSISDALAKFAKEKNVTQIVIGHSEKSPFQSLFTGSTAGALLSETKNIAIHVIPTGGETPAGENWLKSIFGSETPMSDFWKTAIIIMAISLINYLLSPYLGYEAIGFVFFFAVLILSLFVSFIYIVLFAVLSALIWNFFFIPPTGTFVIGNPTDLVMSVVYIITAIVTGYLTSKIRRDERLLALREARTDTMHRITTIIAGARDSLTCVKDIEREIGVILPGKCKVIVKRDKTKFDESLRQTITGDEKELSVAMWAFEKGETAGWSTDTLSFAGALYLPLKGPSENIGVLLYRPEHYRTLSQDEKNFLSAAANQLAIYLEREILKERSLEADELKKSESLYRTILDSVSHEIKTPVTSIVGISSAMQDENIICDRNKMAELARDLADSAERLNRIVTNLLDMSRLASGMLSIKKDWQEVRELVNICVLRLSNKLAKHQVRIEIADGLPLVKIDFALLEQALQNVLWNSLNYTPEGTEIVIRAIREQNRIAIIVADNGPGVKEAELPYIFDKFYRTKEAPPGGTGLGLAITKAIVEAHDGEITARNRKEGGLEIKITLPIEEQPVLKELPDE
- a CDS encoding potassium-transporting ATPase subunit C, with the translated sequence MKNIVIGVKFFIAATILTGLFYPLFITLIGQTFFSPSSNGRLDLIAQKFDQDKYFWSRPSSQDYNPLPSGGSNLSATSKQLKDTVEGRKQQLLKADPTKTVAEVPADLIYASGSGLDPHLSPAAAVFQLTRVVKARGLDSAMKGEIIKLIAKSTEGRDLNLFGEPRVNVLKLNAELDNIR
- the kdpB gene encoding potassium-transporting ATPase subunit KdpB, which codes for MTKNIETNDNKIMLTAIKDSFLKLDPREEMRNPVMFVTFVCSAITTVFFFHHLSVGIFSLFELLISIWLWFTVLFANFAEALAEGRGKAQAESLKRSRKEVMARLLINSKETSVPAGRLKKNDVVVCETNDIIPADGEVIEGIASVDESAITGESAPVIRESGGDRSAVTGGTRVISDRIVIRITADPGGNFIDRMIALIEGAKRQRTPNEIALSIVLSGLTIIFLLAVATLKLFADYSGAAAGQNLSSIVTVPVLVSLLVCLIPTTIGGLLSAIGIAGMDRLIRRHVIAKSGRAVEAAGDIDVLLLDKTGTITLGNRMAAEFIPAAGIEQKKLAEVAQLSSLSDETPEGRSIVVLAKDKFELRAQSLHPNDATFIPFSAATQMSGVDFHDKDKKVYRSIRKGAVEAIKKDIEARGGVFPANLEAEVRKVGSSGGTPLAVSDGNQILGLIHLKDIVKGGIKERFRELRKMGIRTVMITGDNPITAAAIAAEAGVDDFIAQATPESKMERIRNEQAGGHLVAMTGDGTNDAPALAQADVGVTMNTGTQAAREAGNMVDLESNPTKLIEIVEIGKQLLMTRGALTTFSIANDVAKYFAIIPAMFGLLYAEAGENGPLSALNIMRLHSPESAILSAVIFNAIIIVILIPLALRGVAYHSQSARSLLKRNLQIYGLGGLVSPFLGIKLIDLLIVSLRVVK